TCAGGGTCTCACACCATCCAGGTGATGTACGGCTGTGAAGTGGGGCCCGACGGGTGCCTCCTCCGCGGGTACAATCAGCACGCCTACGACGGCGCCGACTACATCGCCCTGAACGAGGACCTGAGCTCCTGGACGGCGGCGGACACGGCCGCTCAGATCACCCAGCGCAAGTGGGAAGAGGCCGGGGTGGCCGAGGATGATAAAGCCTACTTGGAGGGCTTGTGTGTGGAGTCGCTCCGCAGATACCTGGAGAAGGGGAAGGAGTCTCTGCAGCGCGCAGGTACGAGGGGCTGTGGCGCCTCCCAAACTCACTTTGAGTTGGGACTGTGTCCACCCTTGTGGACTTTCAAAAGGAAAATGGAATAGACGCCAAAATACCACCCCCTTCTCTGGGAGTGGAGAGTGAGGAGTTACACCATATTTCCAGATCCTATACCAGAGACcaaccctgtagggtcgctgtgagttggaatccactcgacggcggtgggtttggttttttttttttttttttgggtggtggTACTTCCTCAGAGGAGCCCTTCTTTCAGAGACAGTTAAAAGGATCCATTCATTCTagggatagatttttttttttttagaaggagagATAATTCCTGACTGATCGGAAGCTTTCTTTGATCCTGGAATTGACCTTGAAAACCACCAGGAACTTTTTCTCTCAAGTCTTGTTCTCTGCGCCATACCCAATGATTTTGGAGGTCTCATTCTAGCTTTTCTGAGTTTGTTGGCCTCCACTCAAGTCAGAACTAGAAATCCCTATTCTCAGACACCTGGAGCCTTCTACTCTGGGCTTCCTCACCCTACTTCTAGAACTTTCCAAGGAATAAGAGATTATGCCAGATACCTGTTCCAGGCTGGTTTTGCACTCCCTCCCCTATTTCACTTGTCTTGACCATTTTCAGGATGGTCACATGAGCACTGCTCAGGTAGCCCATGGGAGGTGATGGGAAGTTCCTGAATTTTCTGACTTATTCCCTCAGACCCCCCTGAAGCACACATAACCCACCACACCATCTCTGACCGTGAGGCCACGCTGAGATGCTGGGCCCTGGGCTTCTATCCTGCGGAGATCACCCTGACCTGGCAGCGGGACGGAGAGGACCAGACCCAGGACATGGAGCTTGTGGAAACCAGGCCTGCAGGGGACGGAACCTTCCAGAAGTGGGCAGCCATAGTGGTGCCCTCTGGAGAGGAGCAGAGATACACGTGCCATGTGCAGCATGAGGGGCTGCTCAAGCCTCTCACCCTGAGATGGGGTAAGTCGGGGAGGCAAAGATGTAGCCCCTTCTCGGCAAAGCAGGGGTCCTTGTGGGCACAGCAGCAGGGTCACGGCCTCTCACTTTCCCCTCCCTTTCCAGAGTCccgttctcagtcccctgccatCATCATGGGAATCATTGCTGGCCTGGTATTCCTTGTGGTCGTTGTAGCTGTGGTGGCTGGAGCTGTCATCTGGAGGAAGAAGAGCTCAGGTAGAAATAGGGGTGAGGCCTGAATTTTCTTGTACCACTGCAAGTTTCAAACCGCAGATAGGAGTTTGCCTGCCTTCTGCCTCTACTGTGAAGCACCATCCACACGCTGCACATACCCAGTCTGTGTTGTGTGCTAACACTTATTCTTTTGTAAAGCACACGTGAACatgaagacagattttttcacctTAATTCTGGTGATGGGGACCTGATTCCCACAGGGGAAGGTCCCTGCTGAGGACAGAGCTCTAGGAAGGTGATGGGTCCAGTCCCTGCACATCTCTTCTATTCTTGTTTCCTGATCCTGCACTGGGTCTGTAGTCACAGTTCAGAGGTCAAAGAAATGGCCAACTCTTCTAGAGCCTTATGGTTCTGCCTCCTTCTAATCTctcaaaggatgttttcttcccACAGGTGGAAAAGGAGGGAACTATGCTCAGGATAGAAGTAAG
This is a stretch of genomic DNA from Elephas maximus indicus isolate mEleMax1 chromosome 1, mEleMax1 primary haplotype, whole genome shotgun sequence. It encodes these proteins:
- the LOC126073968 gene encoding popy Class I histocompatibility antigen, A-1 alpha chain-like isoform X1 encodes the protein MAPRALLLLLSGALALTQTRAGSHSLRYFDTAVSRPGRGEPRFITVGYVDDTQFVRFDSDAANPRMEPRAPWMEREGPEYWDQETRSVKGDAQNYRVNLRTLRGYYNQSDAGSHTIQVMYGCEVGPDGCLLRGYNQHAYDGADYIALNEDLSSWTAADTAAQITQRKWEEAGVAEDDKAYLEGLCVESLRRYLEKGKESLQRADPPEAHITHHTISDREATLRCWALGFYPAEITLTWQRDGEDQTQDMELVETRPAGDGTFQKWAAIVVPSGEEQRYTCHVQHEGLLKPLTLRWESRSQSPAIIMGIIAGLVFLVVVVAVVAGAVIWRKKSSGRNRGGKGGNYAQDRSSNSSQGSDVSLLASKA
- the LOC126073968 gene encoding popy Class I histocompatibility antigen, A-1 alpha chain-like isoform X2 codes for the protein MAPRALLLLLSGALALTQTRAGSHSLRYFDTAVSRPGRGEPRFITVGYVDDTQFVRFDSDAANPRMEPRAPWMEREGPEYWDQETRSVKGDAQNYRVNLRTLRGYYNQSDAGSHTIQVMYGCEVGPDGCLLRGYNQHAYDGADYIALNEDLSSWTAADTAAQITQRKWEEAGVAEDDKAYLEGLCVESLRRYLEKGKESLQRADPPEAHITHHTISDREATLRCWALGFYPAEITLTWQRDGEDQTQDMELVETRPAGDGTFQKWAAIVVPSGEEQRYTCHVQHEGLLKPLTLRWESRSQSPAIIMGIIAGLVFLVVVVAVVAGAVIWRKKSSGGKGGNYAQDRSSNSSQGSDVSLLASKA
- the LOC126073968 gene encoding popy Class I histocompatibility antigen, A-1 alpha chain-like isoform X3, with the protein product MAPRALLLLLSGALALTQTRAGSHSLRYFDTAVSRPGRGEPRFITVGYVDDTQFVRFDSDAANPRMEPRAPWMEREGPEYWDQETRSVKGDAQNYRVNLRTLRGYYNQSDAGSHTIQVMYGCEVGPDGCLLRGYNQHAYDGADYIALNEDLSSWTAADTAAQITQRKWEEAGVAEDDKAYLEGLCVESLRRYLEKGKESLQRADPPEAHITHHTISDREATLRCWALGFYPAEITLTWQRDGEDQTQDMELVETRPAGDGTFQKWAAIVVPSGEEQRYTCHVQHEGLLKPLTLRWESRSQSPAIIMGIIAGLVFLVVVVAVVAGAVIWRKKSSAHVNMKTDFFTLILVMGT